Proteins from a single region of Chryseomicrobium sp. FSL W7-1435:
- a CDS encoding gamma-glutamyltransferase family protein codes for MDHLFHPFSGKRNTVFAKNGMVATSQPLAAQAGLDILKQGGNAIDAAIATAAALTVVEPTSNGIGGDSFALVWVKDKLHGLNASGPAPKAISADKLKQAGHKQVPVFGVLPVTVPGVPAGWVELSRKFGKLPLKDVLAPAIRYAEEGYPISPVLGKFWGLAHKKFKETYTSEEFAGWFETFAPTGEAPKIGEMWSSPGHASTLRAIADTEAESFYKGELADKIDSFMKQHGGYLSKEDLESYQVEWVEPLSAHYKGYDVWEIPPNGQGMIAQMALKIFEQTGDTKWQDADTLHRQIEAMKLAFTDGKAFITEQADMPVDPQHLLSEEYASKRAAEIKDEAMMPEPYELPRGGTVYLAAADAEGNMISYIQSNYMGFGSGIVIPGTGIALQNRGHDFSLDEAHPNYLQPGKRTYHTIIPGFLTKDGQAIGPFGVMGGYMQPQGHFQVVSSTVDHQLNPQATLDMPRWQWIEGKTIHVEPEFPNYLVQALIRKGHTIQVLPDGGSFGRGQIIWRDPETGVLQGGTESRTDGSVAAW; via the coding sequence ATGGATCACTTATTTCATCCTTTTTCAGGAAAACGTAACACGGTATTTGCGAAGAATGGCATGGTTGCTACGTCTCAACCATTAGCTGCACAAGCAGGTCTAGATATTTTGAAACAAGGTGGTAATGCGATTGACGCGGCCATTGCGACTGCTGCTGCTCTGACAGTTGTGGAACCGACTTCAAACGGCATTGGTGGAGATTCCTTTGCGCTTGTTTGGGTTAAAGATAAGTTACACGGATTGAACGCGTCTGGACCTGCTCCAAAAGCTATTTCAGCCGACAAGTTAAAACAAGCAGGACATAAGCAAGTTCCTGTATTCGGCGTGTTACCCGTGACTGTACCAGGTGTTCCTGCTGGTTGGGTCGAATTGTCTCGTAAATTTGGCAAGCTACCGCTTAAAGATGTACTAGCTCCTGCTATTCGTTATGCAGAAGAAGGCTATCCAATTTCACCTGTACTCGGGAAGTTCTGGGGACTCGCGCATAAGAAATTTAAAGAAACGTATACATCTGAAGAGTTTGCGGGTTGGTTTGAAACATTTGCTCCTACAGGCGAAGCACCAAAAATCGGTGAAATGTGGTCATCACCAGGCCATGCCTCTACATTGCGTGCCATTGCGGATACGGAAGCAGAGTCCTTCTATAAAGGGGAACTCGCTGACAAAATCGATAGCTTTATGAAACAACATGGTGGCTATCTGTCAAAAGAAGATCTAGAAAGCTACCAAGTCGAGTGGGTAGAGCCATTATCGGCTCATTACAAAGGCTATGATGTGTGGGAAATCCCACCAAACGGCCAAGGGATGATTGCTCAAATGGCACTCAAGATTTTTGAACAAACAGGAGATACAAAGTGGCAAGATGCTGATACACTTCACCGTCAAATCGAAGCGATGAAGCTTGCGTTTACAGACGGCAAGGCGTTTATTACAGAACAAGCTGATATGCCAGTAGACCCGCAACACCTGTTATCAGAAGAGTATGCATCTAAACGTGCAGCAGAAATTAAGGATGAGGCAATGATGCCAGAGCCTTATGAATTACCACGCGGTGGCACTGTATACCTAGCTGCAGCTGATGCGGAAGGTAATATGATTTCGTACATTCAAAGTAACTACATGGGCTTCGGTTCAGGTATTGTCATTCCTGGGACAGGGATCGCCCTGCAAAACCGTGGCCATGATTTCTCATTAGATGAAGCGCATCCAAACTACTTACAGCCTGGAAAACGTACTTACCATACGATTATTCCGGGATTCTTAACTAAAGATGGGCAAGCGATTGGTCCTTTCGGTGTCATGGGTGGGTATATGCAGCCGCAAGGGCACTTCCAAGTCGTATCAAGCACGGTCGATCACCAGTTGAATCCACAAGCAACGCTCGATATGCCAAGATGGCAATGGATTGAAGGAAAGACGATTCATGTAGAGCCTGAATTCCCGAATTATCTTGTGCAGGCATTGATTCGTAAAGGACACACGATTCAAGTCTTACCGGATGGAGGCAGCTTTGGACGCGGGCAAATCATTTGGAGAGACCCTGAAACGGGTGTATTACAAGGCGGTACGGAATCTCGTACGGATGGGTCGGTAGCTGCGTGGTAA
- a CDS encoding Lrp/AsnC family transcriptional regulator yields the protein MERIDATDKKILELLTMNGRMSYVDIGKELGLSRVAVRERVHDLQERGIIERFTVVVNSEKVGKNVSAFFEVDCEPKSLVEVAENLAENANVASCYQMTGPSTLHMHVLVDDFQSLEKFINEELYAFEGITRVESHILLRRFKSRSGLKL from the coding sequence ATGGAACGAATAGATGCGACGGATAAGAAAATATTAGAGTTGCTAACTATGAATGGCCGCATGTCTTATGTGGATATTGGGAAAGAGTTAGGTTTGTCGCGAGTGGCCGTTCGGGAACGCGTACATGATTTACAGGAAAGAGGCATCATTGAACGGTTTACAGTCGTGGTGAACTCTGAAAAGGTCGGAAAAAATGTGTCCGCCTTCTTTGAAGTGGACTGTGAGCCGAAGTCTCTAGTAGAAGTAGCTGAAAATTTAGCTGAAAACGCAAACGTAGCAAGCTGTTACCAAATGACCGGTCCTTCGACATTACATATGCATGTATTGGTGGACGATTTTCAGAGCTTAGAAAAATTCATCAACGAAGAACTGTATGCTTTTGAAGGAATCACGCGTGTAGAAAGCCATATTTTATTGCGACGTTTTAAAAGTCGGAGCGGACTTAAATTATAG
- a CDS encoding adenylate/guanylate cyclase domain-containing protein, with protein sequence MTKDLVVSEERVIHMPIEAAWEVLSDSNHFNHYIDLFPVQFGEFETTGSSYYRHATAKALGLIPIKWHEHTFSWIRNEWFEIERIYQKSPIVRALWKVSLRPLDNQTTYLAIDGKFTYANLLGKVALQKVVIPQLFGIFIYADAAAIAFKNNAPRPQAKLKTDVDIELLTKRVKRLENDFQQVGLLTRLVDFLSTANDEDVTDMQPYRLAREWGIDRKEMLSLFLLATKHGLLQQKWSLLCPNCRVPKKQVTTLREVSGEVHCELCGVDYQVDFDQAIEMRFDVSPAIRKIDAQLFCINGPMNARHILGQFRIPAGESVELTLPDWEQPHRYRIMQHNHTIQVEEDAGEAVKQFTWSTDGFDQTHSKPQSKFTVQNTSESEIVFMIEELMWGKDALTARELTSLQLYRDLFATEVLAPDLEIQVSDMTVLFTDLKESTALYERIGDALAYTDVRHHFTYLKEHIQDHDGTIVKTIGDSVMAVFTDVRQAMRAATAIQHSIQELQQQLSQPVEIKIGFHQGAAIAVNANDLLDYFGRTVNLAARVQQLSQGGDIVMTAASYREIEGMSGWPVEAKVERFATQFKGIELPIEVVRLVCRPTIEEIVTISQEITT encoded by the coding sequence ATGACCAAAGATCTTGTTGTCTCGGAGGAAAGAGTTATTCACATGCCAATAGAAGCTGCGTGGGAAGTTCTTTCAGACTCTAATCACTTTAATCATTACATTGATCTATTTCCGGTACAGTTTGGAGAGTTTGAGACGACGGGAAGTTCTTATTATCGCCACGCCACTGCAAAAGCACTTGGTCTAATTCCTATTAAGTGGCACGAGCACACATTTTCTTGGATACGTAATGAATGGTTTGAGATAGAGCGAATTTACCAAAAAAGTCCGATTGTCCGCGCACTATGGAAAGTATCTCTGCGACCACTGGACAACCAAACGACGTATCTTGCTATTGATGGGAAGTTTACTTATGCCAACCTTCTCGGTAAAGTAGCGCTTCAGAAGGTGGTCATTCCTCAGCTCTTTGGCATTTTTATTTATGCAGATGCAGCAGCCATTGCTTTTAAAAATAACGCCCCGCGACCACAGGCTAAACTGAAGACGGACGTTGACATAGAGTTACTAACTAAACGTGTGAAGCGTTTAGAAAACGACTTTCAACAAGTAGGTCTGCTTACAAGGCTTGTAGATTTTCTAAGCACAGCTAACGATGAAGATGTTACAGATATGCAACCTTACCGTCTTGCCAGAGAGTGGGGGATTGACCGGAAAGAAATGCTTTCCCTCTTCCTACTTGCGACTAAGCATGGCCTGTTGCAACAAAAATGGAGTTTATTGTGCCCCAATTGTCGCGTGCCCAAAAAACAAGTGACGACACTGCGAGAGGTATCAGGAGAAGTACACTGTGAACTATGTGGTGTAGATTATCAAGTTGATTTTGATCAAGCCATTGAAATGCGTTTTGATGTGTCACCTGCCATTCGTAAAATTGATGCTCAGCTTTTTTGTATCAACGGCCCGATGAATGCACGCCATATACTAGGCCAATTTCGCATTCCTGCAGGAGAATCTGTGGAATTGACGCTACCTGATTGGGAACAGCCACACCGCTACCGAATCATGCAGCACAATCACACGATTCAAGTAGAAGAGGATGCCGGAGAAGCGGTAAAACAATTCACATGGTCGACAGATGGATTTGATCAAACACATAGTAAACCACAGTCAAAATTTACTGTTCAAAATACAAGCGAGTCCGAGATTGTGTTTATGATTGAAGAGCTCATGTGGGGGAAAGATGCACTTACTGCACGTGAATTGACATCCTTGCAACTCTATCGCGACTTGTTTGCTACAGAAGTGCTTGCACCAGATCTTGAAATTCAAGTCAGTGATATGACAGTATTGTTTACAGATTTAAAAGAATCAACTGCTCTTTATGAACGTATTGGGGATGCACTGGCCTATACAGACGTCCGTCACCACTTCACTTATTTAAAAGAACACATCCAAGATCATGACGGGACAATTGTGAAAACAATTGGCGATTCTGTGATGGCTGTGTTCACAGATGTTCGGCAGGCGATGCGGGCTGCCACTGCTATTCAACACTCGATTCAAGAACTGCAACAGCAATTGTCGCAACCGGTTGAAATCAAGATTGGGTTCCACCAAGGCGCTGCGATTGCTGTTAATGCCAACGACCTTCTTGATTATTTTGGACGGACTGTCAATTTAGCTGCACGCGTTCAACAGCTCAGCCAAGGTGGCGACATCGTCATGACAGCTGCCAGTTACCGAGAGATAGAGGGGATGTCTGGTTGGCCAGTAGAAGCAAAAGTCGAACGTTTTGCTACGCAGTTCAAAGGGATAGAGCTGCCAATAGAGGTGGTTAGGCTAGTGTGTAGGCCGACTATCGAAGAAATCGTGACTATTTCCCAGGAAATAACGACATAA
- a CDS encoding HD domain-containing phosphohydrolase, translating into MDKLTKIFESIAVISGETELEPVLVELAQLGKDLAGADRCTVWLHDEVSHENWTLVAQGIEPIRIPADSGFVGVSIQQGESLRIDDAYKDDRFNRSIDEKTGYRTYSILTVPFQNAQGIYFGAFQAINKLPVGTAFSKEDQQLIQLAATYAGKAIEARLLHNELLKTQQEMIEIMGQIGESRSKETSNHVRRVALYSYELAKLAGIPKKQRDMLRMASPMHDIGKVATPDAILLKPGRLNDEEYQVMKEHAAIGYEVFRHSKRDLLQTAAIIAHQHHERWDGKGYPNQLKGEQIHIFGRITAIADVFDALGSARVYKKPWSDEEILLYFQQQAGFQFDPQLTDLFLRHFDRFNEIRTSYSDV; encoded by the coding sequence ATGGATAAATTAACAAAGATATTTGAATCGATCGCTGTCATTTCTGGTGAGACTGAACTTGAACCAGTCCTCGTAGAGCTTGCCCAGCTCGGGAAAGATTTGGCGGGAGCTGACAGGTGTACCGTGTGGCTGCATGATGAAGTCTCTCATGAAAACTGGACACTTGTTGCACAGGGGATTGAACCCATCCGCATCCCAGCCGATAGTGGATTTGTAGGTGTATCAATTCAGCAAGGAGAATCGCTTCGTATCGATGATGCCTATAAAGACGATCGCTTTAATCGCTCGATCGACGAAAAAACGGGTTATCGAACGTATTCCATTTTGACGGTCCCTTTCCAAAATGCTCAAGGAATTTATTTTGGTGCTTTTCAAGCCATTAACAAACTGCCCGTAGGGACGGCTTTCTCGAAAGAGGACCAGCAGCTGATTCAGCTCGCTGCCACTTACGCAGGGAAAGCGATCGAAGCGCGGTTATTACATAATGAACTTCTCAAGACACAGCAAGAAATGATTGAAATCATGGGACAAATCGGTGAAAGTCGCTCGAAAGAAACAAGTAACCATGTGCGGCGCGTAGCCTTGTATTCTTATGAACTAGCGAAACTTGCAGGCATTCCTAAAAAACAACGGGACATGTTACGAATGGCGTCACCGATGCACGATATCGGGAAGGTGGCGACGCCAGATGCGATCTTGTTAAAACCTGGACGTCTAAATGACGAGGAATACCAAGTGATGAAAGAACATGCTGCCATAGGCTATGAGGTGTTTAGGCACTCTAAACGGGATTTGTTGCAAACTGCTGCTATCATTGCCCATCAGCATCACGAACGGTGGGATGGAAAAGGCTACCCGAACCAGCTCAAAGGAGAGCAAATTCATATTTTTGGCCGCATCACGGCAATCGCCGATGTGTTTGATGCATTAGGCAGTGCGCGCGTCTATAAAAAACCGTGGAGCGATGAAGAGATTTTACTGTATTTTCAACAGCAAGCAGGCTTCCAGTTCGATCCCCAGTTGACCGACTTGTTCCTAAGGCATTTTGATCGTTTTAATGAAATTCGTACGTCCTATTCTGATGTTTAA
- a CDS encoding DUF3307 domain-containing protein: MTPFSYLLIGHLVGDYLFQTSWMAEKKAKQWAPLLIHCAIYTTAVALLGVWGGVVFPPLVYVVLFLSHVLLDRRTFVVWWNATIMKNTTQNWLFTMTDQIFHVIILALLVHYFI; the protein is encoded by the coding sequence ATGACTCCATTTTCTTATTTGTTAATCGGCCATCTGGTCGGGGATTATTTGTTTCAAACGAGTTGGATGGCGGAAAAAAAAGCTAAACAATGGGCACCACTGCTTATTCATTGTGCCATTTATACTACTGCCGTTGCGTTGCTTGGCGTCTGGGGTGGCGTCGTGTTTCCTCCACTTGTCTACGTTGTGTTATTTTTGTCTCACGTTCTATTAGACCGCAGGACCTTCGTAGTTTGGTGGAATGCAACAATCATGAAGAACACTACGCAGAATTGGCTGTTCACTATGACTGATCAGATATTCCACGTGATTATTCTTGCGCTACTCGTTCATTACTTTATCTAG
- a CDS encoding DUF1648 domain-containing protein, translating to MWKQNRPHIELEATNMERLLLVLTVGIYITWIGWLAFQWSSLPAELPAHFGIDGEVNRWGSKWELLILPGISGILGFFMIWLRKKPEWHNYPVNITKENAPFYYRLSRNLLVWITFVIVAGFAWLTWDIVQIAKSNSPFLENWFMPVFLTATFAPVVYFFFKMFRYQSKNNA from the coding sequence ATGTGGAAACAGAATCGACCGCACATTGAACTTGAAGCAACAAACATGGAGCGGCTATTGCTTGTCCTGACAGTAGGTATCTACATTACTTGGATAGGCTGGCTGGCGTTTCAGTGGTCCTCGCTTCCAGCTGAGTTACCTGCACATTTTGGAATAGATGGTGAGGTAAATCGATGGGGCTCTAAATGGGAGTTGCTTATTTTACCTGGTATATCTGGTATCCTTGGATTCTTTATGATTTGGCTCCGCAAGAAACCAGAGTGGCATAACTATCCTGTGAACATCACTAAAGAGAATGCCCCATTTTATTACCGGTTGTCTCGAAACTTGCTCGTTTGGATCACATTTGTGATTGTGGCAGGGTTTGCCTGGCTAACCTGGGACATCGTCCAGATTGCAAAGAGTAATAGTCCTTTTCTTGAAAACTGGTTCATGCCTGTATTCTTGACAGCTACTTTTGCACCTGTTGTCTACTTCTTCTTTAAAATGTTTCGCTATCAGTCTAAAAATAATGCGTAA
- a CDS encoding LURP-one-related family protein, giving the protein MRQLYIKQKVFSLNGQFTVKDEQQQDAYYVEGSFMKIPKTFSIFDTSRTEVAMITKKTFSFLPQFFLEVNGQQVLTIKKEFSFFKARYSIDAAGIEVQGNWWDMTFDVLQNGEVIGSVSQEWFTWGDSYQVTVYKEAMEEIMIGIVVAIDCVKADESAAASSISAFN; this is encoded by the coding sequence ATGAGGCAGTTGTATATTAAGCAAAAAGTGTTCAGTTTGAATGGTCAATTTACAGTAAAAGACGAACAGCAGCAGGACGCATACTACGTAGAAGGAAGCTTCATGAAAATCCCTAAGACGTTTAGTATCTTTGATACATCGCGTACGGAAGTGGCGATGATTACAAAAAAGACTTTCAGCTTCTTACCTCAATTCTTTCTAGAAGTTAACGGGCAGCAAGTACTCACTATCAAGAAAGAATTTTCCTTCTTCAAAGCACGCTACTCCATAGATGCGGCTGGAATTGAAGTGCAAGGGAACTGGTGGGATATGACGTTTGATGTTCTACAAAATGGAGAAGTTATCGGAAGTGTATCGCAGGAATGGTTCACGTGGGGAGACAGTTACCAAGTGACGGTCTACAAAGAGGCGATGGAAGAAATCATGATTGGCATTGTTGTGGCTATTGACTGTGTTAAAGCAGATGAGTCTGCAGCCGCTTCTTCCATTTCAGCATTCAACTGA
- a CDS encoding ASCH domain-containing protein yields the protein MNEQAKEYWKDYWLQQQQEPPAKVTAWQFGADPDYLAEQVKKGIKSATCSAHVFYKHEEEPLPEVNDYSIVLNSKDKPVAIIRTTEVTLMPMNEVPESFARAEGEGDLSYEYWHRVHVEFFTKELAELGLSFSEDLLLVCERFELVNAK from the coding sequence ATGAATGAACAAGCAAAAGAGTATTGGAAAGATTACTGGCTACAGCAACAACAAGAACCACCTGCGAAAGTTACCGCTTGGCAGTTCGGTGCCGATCCTGATTACTTAGCTGAACAAGTTAAGAAAGGAATAAAATCAGCAACTTGTTCGGCTCATGTGTTTTACAAGCATGAAGAGGAGCCTCTTCCAGAAGTTAATGACTATAGTATAGTTTTAAACAGCAAAGATAAACCAGTTGCCATCATTCGCACAACCGAGGTCACCCTGATGCCGATGAATGAAGTTCCAGAGTCATTTGCACGTGCAGAGGGCGAAGGTGACTTATCATACGAGTATTGGCACCGAGTTCACGTCGAATTTTTCACCAAAGAGTTGGCTGAGTTAGGATTATCCTTCAGTGAAGATTTGTTGCTTGTCTGCGAGCGTTTTGAGCTTGTAAATGCAAAATAG
- a CDS encoding sortase, which translates to MKRWYPMIVAVLLIAVLYFVLNPVPNDLIGAQEQTDESKEQPRTKVKTLTEIQEDVDKIAEFPILPKQRETLKELQKQRLNAVQGITPQTIEIPSIGVKAVVQPTGVLENGEMGVPDDPDEVGWFEPGYKVGAKGHSVLAGHVDSTTGPAIFYELENVEVGEQVIVTDADGREMVFEVVEKVSYKTEEAPIREIFGPSSGQLLNLITCTGTFNRDVGSHDQRLVVTTKLVSDSSVLEKDPEAPSEITLNEATNTLSWHAVRDDAIIGYRVYAKDPETGELEKIHTASLFDRKKVIVDGVEGTQYFVSSVDVDLNESEMAEMKNE; encoded by the coding sequence ATGAAGCGATGGTATCCAATGATAGTGGCAGTACTTTTGATTGCTGTCCTCTATTTCGTATTAAATCCAGTGCCGAATGATTTAATCGGTGCACAAGAACAAACAGATGAGTCGAAAGAGCAGCCGCGCACCAAAGTCAAAACACTCACGGAGATTCAAGAAGATGTCGATAAAATTGCTGAGTTTCCTATCCTCCCAAAGCAGCGAGAAACTTTAAAAGAACTCCAGAAACAGCGCTTGAATGCTGTTCAGGGGATTACGCCTCAGACGATTGAAATCCCCTCTATCGGTGTAAAGGCAGTGGTTCAACCAACAGGGGTTTTGGAAAACGGAGAAATGGGTGTTCCAGATGATCCAGATGAGGTCGGTTGGTTCGAGCCAGGTTACAAAGTTGGAGCGAAAGGGCACTCTGTACTTGCAGGACATGTCGATAGTACAACAGGACCCGCTATTTTCTACGAGCTTGAGAACGTAGAAGTTGGCGAGCAAGTTATTGTGACGGATGCAGATGGTCGCGAGATGGTTTTCGAAGTAGTGGAAAAAGTGAGTTATAAAACTGAAGAGGCGCCAATTCGAGAGATCTTTGGTCCCTCTAGTGGTCAGTTACTTAATTTGATTACTTGTACAGGAACATTCAATCGTGATGTAGGTTCTCATGATCAACGGTTAGTTGTTACGACGAAGCTTGTTTCTGATTCAAGTGTTTTGGAAAAAGATCCAGAAGCACCTTCAGAAATCACTTTGAATGAAGCAACAAATACGCTTTCTTGGCACGCAGTTCGTGACGATGCCATTATTGGCTACCGCGTCTATGCAAAAGACCCTGAGACAGGGGAGCTCGAAAAAATTCATACAGCTTCTTTATTTGATCGGAAGAAGGTTATAGTGGATGGAGTGGAGGGTACGCAGTACTTTGTCTCTTCTGTAGATGTAGATTTGAATGAGTCTGAGATGGCAGAAATGAAGAATGAGTAG
- a CDS encoding aminoglycoside phosphotransferase family protein: protein MDRTQLEKQFGLKFETVQDVPDSFSSTVYKCKLMNGEEVYLKIPFSKVKFDRERDAYKVLAGHVEIPKLLEVWEEDEDMPGAFLLSALPGQTLTGTPSRKLGYEVGVYHARLHEVQPGNPPVDGIDNEFSNWRDFVDRMFYGFAEDTKELISPQALEQSLKKYEQMKSDLPPLDGPSFLHMDFRPANIVVQGNAVTGSIDFESVRFGATEIDFTKLYRDYLQHDENVFEAYQQGYRSVRPLIDLEAVLPYYRFTDAFNSIGWCQRRGIEKNRAFLEQNQQLLLKFLR from the coding sequence ATGGATCGCACACAACTAGAAAAACAATTTGGTCTGAAGTTTGAAACTGTACAAGATGTACCGGATTCATTCAGTTCCACAGTTTACAAATGTAAATTGATGAACGGGGAAGAGGTCTACCTAAAGATTCCATTTAGCAAAGTAAAATTTGACCGGGAACGAGATGCCTATAAAGTGTTGGCAGGGCACGTTGAAATTCCAAAATTACTGGAAGTTTGGGAAGAAGATGAGGATATGCCAGGTGCTTTCTTACTGTCTGCATTGCCAGGGCAGACACTTACCGGTACACCTTCAAGAAAACTCGGGTATGAAGTGGGTGTCTACCACGCGCGTCTCCATGAGGTACAGCCTGGGAATCCTCCAGTCGATGGAATTGATAATGAGTTTTCAAACTGGCGTGATTTCGTGGATCGAATGTTTTATGGGTTTGCCGAAGATACAAAGGAACTGATCAGCCCACAAGCACTTGAACAATCGCTAAAGAAGTATGAACAAATGAAGAGTGACTTGCCGCCGCTTGATGGTCCGAGTTTTTTACATATGGACTTTCGACCGGCCAATATTGTCGTACAAGGAAATGCGGTTACAGGAAGTATAGATTTTGAAAGTGTGCGTTTTGGTGCCACAGAGATTGATTTTACAAAACTTTACCGGGATTATTTACAGCACGACGAAAACGTCTTTGAAGCTTATCAGCAAGGCTATCGAAGTGTTCGGCCACTTATTGATTTAGAGGCCGTACTCCCTTATTACCGTTTCACAGATGCGTTCAACAGTATCGGATGGTGCCAGAGACGAGGAATTGAGAAAAACCGCGCGTTTCTTGAACAAAATCAACAGTTGCTTCTAAAATTTTTACGCTAA
- a CDS encoding branched-chain amino acid transporter permease yields MTLTQQIITIAVVVLGTMLTRFLPFWVFPADKPTPGYVLFLGRLLPPAVLGLLVIYSVKDVEWTRGLYGVPELLGIVLIICLHIWKRNMLLSIAGGTIFYMVLVQTVFA; encoded by the coding sequence ATGACACTGACTCAACAGATTATTACGATTGCAGTGGTGGTGCTCGGGACGATGCTGACACGGTTTTTGCCGTTTTGGGTGTTCCCGGCAGATAAGCCGACGCCAGGATATGTGTTGTTTTTAGGGCGCTTATTACCGCCTGCTGTGCTTGGGCTCTTGGTGATTTATAGTGTGAAGGATGTGGAGTGGACAAGGGGCTTATATGGAGTACCAGAGCTTCTCGGGATTGTACTGATTATTTGTTTACATATATGGAAGCGCAATATGCTGCTATCAATCGCTGGGGGAACTATTTTTTATATGGTGCTCGTTCAAACTGTATTTGCATAA
- a CDS encoding AzlC family ABC transporter permease → MASPVRAAARAAFPATIPILAGFTFLGAAYGIYMTSLGFHPVFPILMSFFIFAGSIEFITANLLLMAFAPFQAFLLAVMVNARHLFYGLSMLEKYHSVGKKKLYLIFGMCDESFSINYTAKPDPTIDKGWFMFFVTLYNHMYWVGGSTLGAVLGQFITFNTDGLLFVMTALFVVIFLENWLQEKRHTSAMIGLIVSIVALMVFGANQFVIPAMVGILMILIAFRKPLERREVKPL, encoded by the coding sequence ATGGCATCACCTGTGAGAGCGGCAGCACGCGCCGCATTTCCTGCGACGATCCCCATTCTTGCGGGATTTACGTTCTTAGGAGCCGCATACGGAATTTATATGACATCACTAGGGTTTCATCCGGTCTTTCCGATCTTGATGAGCTTTTTTATTTTTGCGGGATCGATTGAGTTTATTACGGCCAATCTTCTATTAATGGCTTTCGCGCCATTCCAGGCATTTTTGTTAGCGGTTATGGTCAATGCACGTCATCTGTTTTATGGGTTGTCGATGCTCGAGAAGTACCACTCTGTAGGAAAGAAGAAGCTGTACTTGATTTTCGGGATGTGTGACGAGTCATTTTCCATCAACTACACAGCTAAACCAGACCCAACGATCGACAAAGGGTGGTTCATGTTTTTTGTAACGCTTTACAACCATATGTATTGGGTGGGCGGTTCGACGCTCGGAGCGGTATTGGGTCAATTCATTACATTCAACACGGACGGCTTGTTGTTTGTTATGACAGCGCTATTTGTGGTTATCTTTTTAGAGAATTGGTTACAAGAGAAACGTCATACGAGCGCGATGATCGGACTTATCGTATCGATTGTGGCACTGATGGTATTTGGCGCGAATCAATTTGTCATTCCGGCAATGGTTGGTATTTTGATGATTTTGATTGCTTTCCGGAAACCTCTTGAGCGAAGGGAAGTGAAGCCGTTATGA